A window of Macrotis lagotis isolate mMagLag1 chromosome X, bilby.v1.9.chrom.fasta, whole genome shotgun sequence contains these coding sequences:
- the LOC141501056 gene encoding small ribosomal subunit protein uS14-like yields the protein MGHQQLYWSHPCKFGQGSPSCRLCLNRHSLIRKYGLNMCRPCFRQYAKDIGFIKLN from the coding sequence ATGGGTCACCAACAGCTCTACTGGAGCCACCCTTGTAAATTCGGCCAGGGGTCTCCATCGTGCCGCCTCTGTTTGAACAGACACAGCCTGATCCGAAAATATGGCCTGAACATGTGCCGTCCGTGCTTCCGGCAGTATGCGAAAGACATCGGCTTCATCAAGTTGAACTAA